In Sporichthyaceae bacterium, a genomic segment contains:
- a CDS encoding radical SAM protein — MRRTARRREPRPVVQAPVEVSATPTVSLVTLGCARNEVDSDELAGRLAGAGWVVGDDPERADVIVVNTCGFVEAAKKDSIDALLAASDIVDGAAGRAVVAVGCLAERYGAELAAALPEARVLGFDDYGDIGSRLRDAVAGVSHVAHTPRDRRALLPLTPVDRPAAAGGVSVPGHAPAGTDPVADLLAWAGPGSGPRPLRRRLDGGPMAPLKLASGCDRRCAFCAIPSFRGAFLSRPPVEVLEEAAWLAAGGVREIVLVSENSTSYGKDLGELRLLERLLPRLAQIEGVERVRVNYLQPAEMRPSLVDVLTGTPGVAPYFDLSFQHSSADVLRRMRRFGDTDRFLELIDSIRSRQPGAGIRTNVIVGFPGETEADVVELERFLSAARLDAVGVFGYSDEDGTEAVAFDGKVDEAEIRDRLERITRLVEQVAEDRAADRVGDEVIVLVESTEGGDYPGDDRFGPAVAEGRAAHQAPEVDGGVVLVGPFESRVGEFVTARVVGSFGVDLVAEAVGVSGGALAGALAGAVG, encoded by the coding sequence GTGCGCCGTACCGCGCGCCGCCGCGAACCCCGTCCGGTCGTGCAGGCACCCGTCGAGGTGTCGGCCACCCCGACCGTGTCCCTGGTGACCCTGGGCTGTGCCCGTAACGAGGTCGACTCCGATGAGTTGGCGGGCCGGTTGGCCGGGGCGGGCTGGGTCGTCGGCGACGACCCGGAGCGCGCCGACGTGATCGTCGTCAACACCTGCGGCTTCGTCGAGGCTGCGAAGAAGGACAGCATCGACGCCCTGCTGGCCGCCTCCGACATCGTCGACGGCGCGGCCGGTCGGGCCGTCGTCGCCGTGGGCTGCCTGGCCGAGCGCTACGGAGCGGAGTTGGCTGCGGCGCTGCCCGAGGCGCGCGTCCTGGGCTTCGACGACTACGGCGACATCGGCTCCCGGCTGCGCGACGCGGTGGCCGGCGTCTCGCACGTCGCGCACACCCCCCGCGACCGCCGCGCGCTGCTGCCGCTGACCCCCGTCGACCGTCCGGCCGCCGCCGGTGGCGTCTCCGTTCCCGGGCATGCACCAGCCGGCACCGACCCGGTCGCGGACCTGCTGGCCTGGGCCGGCCCGGGCAGCGGCCCGCGTCCGCTGCGTCGTCGGCTCGACGGCGGGCCGATGGCCCCGCTCAAGCTGGCCTCGGGCTGCGACCGGCGTTGCGCGTTCTGCGCGATCCCGTCGTTCCGCGGCGCGTTCCTGTCCCGGCCGCCGGTCGAGGTGCTCGAGGAGGCGGCCTGGCTGGCCGCGGGCGGGGTCCGCGAGATCGTGCTGGTCTCGGAGAACTCGACGTCATACGGCAAGGACCTCGGCGAGCTGCGCCTGCTCGAGCGACTGCTGCCGCGGTTGGCGCAGATCGAGGGCGTCGAACGGGTGCGGGTGAACTACCTGCAGCCGGCGGAGATGCGCCCGTCGCTGGTCGACGTGCTCACCGGCACCCCCGGTGTGGCCCCGTACTTCGACCTGTCCTTCCAGCACTCGTCGGCCGACGTGCTGCGGCGTATGCGCCGCTTCGGCGACACCGACCGGTTCCTCGAGCTGATCGACAGCATCCGCTCGCGGCAGCCCGGCGCCGGGATCCGGACCAACGTCATCGTGGGCTTCCCCGGCGAGACCGAGGCCGACGTCGTGGAGCTGGAGCGCTTCCTCAGTGCCGCCCGCCTCGACGCGGTCGGCGTGTTCGGCTACTCCGACGAGGACGGCACCGAGGCGGTCGCGTTCGACGGAAAGGTCGACGAGGCGGAGATCCGCGATCGGCTCGAGCGGATCACGCGGCTGGTCGAGCAGGTGGCCGAGGACCGGGCCGCCGACCGGGTCGGTGACGAGGTGATCGTGCTGGTCGAGTCGACCGAGGGTGGCGACTACCCGGGGGACGACCGGTTCGGGCCCGCGGTCGCGGAGGGCCGCGCGGCGCATCAGGCGCCGGAGGTCGACGGCGGGGTGGTGCTGGTCGGGCCGTTCGAGTCGCGCGTCGGGGAGTTCGTGACCGCCCGGGTGGTCGGGAGTTTCGGGGTGGACCTGGTGGCCGAGGCGGTCGGGGTGAGCGGCGGCGCACTCGCCGGCGCGCTGGCCGGGGCGGTCGGGTGA
- a CDS encoding helix-turn-helix domain-containing protein → MDEPIVEETNPEQSQAQRRWEGMIRVSKSRTEAGSSSARVQQLVAEPATGGPPRVHSAGEARAGGRRWQPEPADWTSTVFGIELPHDPDCPLYDDEPDEPEYAADENPPAEAPGAFEGEAPAPPVDEVPEEPVDEPVDEPVAEAAVAEWIPFTPTDPWGPPLDAAEFIDPEDDEVVGGVVLIPVAEAEPAEADVSGMRVDTPGMRVPRPIIDDRGVTAAEHPVIDAADLDLVAVQLEVLAQGLSNAIDERYTELAVVVPPRSEPRPAAQARVPGSRRESDPVMPSTGIGATLAAARQSAGLTHDQLARITRIGVARLVEFENDDYSGCGADIFARGRLDSIARAVGVDPEPLLQEFDARYGGVHTVTYGVGGRPQIRMPRNWTLVLLCALAVAGIYPVALLVVAVLG, encoded by the coding sequence ATGGACGAGCCGATCGTCGAGGAGACGAACCCGGAGCAGAGCCAGGCCCAGCGCCGCTGGGAGGGCATGATCCGCGTCAGCAAGTCGCGAACCGAAGCCGGCAGCTCATCGGCCCGGGTCCAGCAACTGGTCGCCGAACCGGCGACCGGTGGGCCGCCCCGCGTGCACTCGGCCGGCGAGGCGCGCGCCGGGGGCCGGCGCTGGCAGCCGGAACCCGCCGACTGGACCTCCACGGTGTTCGGGATCGAGCTCCCGCACGACCCCGACTGCCCGCTGTACGACGACGAGCCGGACGAGCCGGAGTACGCGGCGGACGAGAACCCTCCGGCCGAGGCGCCCGGTGCCTTCGAGGGGGAGGCGCCGGCGCCCCCGGTCGACGAGGTTCCGGAGGAGCCGGTCGATGAGCCGGTCGATGAGCCGGTAGCCGAAGCGGCCGTGGCCGAGTGGATCCCGTTCACGCCGACCGACCCCTGGGGCCCGCCCCTCGATGCGGCGGAGTTCATCGACCCCGAGGACGACGAGGTCGTCGGCGGGGTGGTGCTGATCCCGGTGGCTGAGGCGGAGCCCGCGGAAGCTGATGTTTCGGGTATGAGAGTTGACACTCCGGGTATGAGAGTGCCCCGCCCGATCATCGATGATCGGGGTGTCACGGCGGCGGAGCACCCCGTCATCGACGCGGCAGACCTCGATCTCGTCGCCGTTCAACTCGAGGTCCTCGCCCAGGGACTGTCGAATGCGATCGACGAGCGGTACACCGAGCTTGCGGTGGTCGTCCCGCCCCGGAGCGAGCCCCGTCCGGCTGCCCAGGCGCGCGTGCCCGGCAGCCGCCGGGAGTCCGACCCGGTCATGCCGTCGACCGGCATCGGCGCGACGCTGGCCGCAGCCCGGCAGTCGGCCGGCCTGACCCACGACCAACTGGCCCGGATCACCCGGATCGGCGTGGCCCGCCTGGTCGAGTTCGAGAACGACGACTACTCCGGCTGCGGCGCCGACATCTTCGCCCGCGGGCGGTTGGACAGCATCGCCCGCGCGGTCGGGGTCGACCCGGAACCGCTGCTGCAGGAGTTCGACGCCAGGTACGGCGGCGTGCACACCGTGACCTACGGGGTCGGCGGCCGGCCGCAGATTCGGATGCCGCGGAACTGGACTCTGGTGCTGCTGTGCGCGCTCGCGGTGGCTGGGATCTACCCTGTCGCGTTGCTTGTGGTGGCCGTGCTCGGCTGA
- the pgsA gene encoding CDP-diacylglycerol--glycerol-3-phosphate 3-phosphatidyltransferase → MSALTQDHLADPVSRVGAANLANGLTALRLLLVPVFVVVLFHGGGHVHSWRWFAWVVYAVAAVTDTLDGRVARSRGLVTDFGKIADPIADKALSGAALIGLSTLGDLPWIVTIIVLVREIGVTLLRFWVIRRGVIAASRGGKLKTMLLGFGTGFWILPFTGFGHDIARVLMTAAVVVALLTGYDYLLRALRLRRTAPVV, encoded by the coding sequence GTGAGTGCCCTGACGCAGGATCATCTGGCTGACCCCGTCTCGCGAGTCGGCGCCGCCAACCTGGCAAACGGTCTGACGGCCCTGCGTCTGCTGCTCGTCCCGGTTTTCGTTGTCGTGCTGTTCCACGGCGGCGGGCACGTCCACTCATGGCGCTGGTTCGCCTGGGTGGTGTACGCGGTGGCCGCGGTCACCGACACCCTCGACGGCCGGGTGGCCCGCAGCCGCGGGCTGGTGACCGACTTCGGGAAGATCGCCGACCCGATCGCGGACAAGGCCCTGTCCGGCGCCGCGTTGATCGGGTTGTCGACGCTGGGCGACCTGCCGTGGATCGTCACGATCATCGTGCTGGTCCGGGAGATCGGCGTGACGCTGCTGCGGTTCTGGGTCATCCGCCGCGGCGTCATCGCGGCCAGCCGCGGTGGGAAGCTGAAGACGATGCTGCTCGGCTTCGGCACCGGTTTCTGGATCCTGCCGTTCACCGGCTTCGGGCACGACATCGCTCGGGTGCTGATGACCGCCGCGGTCGTGGTCGCCTTGCTCACCGGCTACGACTATCTCTTGCGCGCTCTGCGGCTGCGCCGGACGGCCCCGGTGGTCTGA